The Papaver somniferum cultivar HN1 chromosome 3, ASM357369v1, whole genome shotgun sequence genome includes a region encoding these proteins:
- the LOC113359039 gene encoding EP1-like glycoprotein 2, producing the protein MGGTHRWVWDANRNHPVRENATLTFGTNGNLVLADVDGSVVWHTDTANNGVTGISMQTKGNLVLHNKRGKFIWQSFHHPTDTLAVGQSLKLEGNTKLVSRTSNRNSHDGPYSITIDDKKGFIMYQNTSGKLVQYAGWEAKGLSNVTFRAITRIDPVQPPPGPRDYYQYSEAKGKTSYFLSLAGTPPSTKTVVLAMTDYYHYQYYSFLRLESDGNLVAYSYIMPAAHPFDAHWRKTYAFFGDTVKECALRSKCGSSGKCYGRL; encoded by the coding sequence ATGGGCGGCACTCATCGGTGGGTCTGGGATGCTAATCGCAACCACCCAGTTCGAGAAAATGCGACTCTAACTTTCGGTACTAATGGTAACTTAGTTCTTGCCGATGTCGATGGCTCTGTAGTTTGGCATACTGATACAGCCAATAATGGTGTGACCGGTATTTCTATGCAAACTAAGGGGAATTTAGTACTTCATAATAAAAGGGGGAAGTTTATTTGGCAGAGTTTCCATCATCCAACTGATACTCTTGCAGTAGGTCAATCACTTAAACTCGAGGGTAACACGAAACTCGTTAGCCGTACGTCAAACCGAAACAGTCATGACGGCCCTTACAGTATTACAATCGACGACAAGAAAGGATTCATAATGTATCAAAACACTTCTGGTAAACTTGTTCAATATGCAGGCTGGGAAGCAAAGGGTCTTTCTAATGTAACATTTCGTGCCATTACAAGAATCGATCCGGTTCAACCACCACCAGGTCCGCGAGATTATTATCAATATAGCGAAGCTAAGGGTAAAACAAGTTATTTCTTATCTCTAGCGGGTACTCCTCCCTCTACTAAAACAGTTGTACTTGCAATGACGGATTATTACCATTATCAGTACTATTCATTTCTCAGATTAGAATCAGATGGAAACCTTGTAGCTTATAGCTACATTATGCCAGCTGCTCATCCCTTTGATGCTCATTGGAGAAAAACGTATGCGTTCTTCGGAGATACCGTGAAAGAATGTGCATTGCGATCTAAATGTGGTTCATCTGGGAAGTGCTATGGGCGACTGTAG
- the LOC113359040 gene encoding uncharacterized protein LOC113359040, which translates to MDTSQRIKIFTWKFLQNTLPTREKLGSVLDVETQCIFCKHAIESTYHVFFDYSYAQAVWNLPPMASQGVNYISNNTSFLGKYNEWLTGDINSVSMALAATKCWFIWKERCLRVFEKQERTPEQLVVDITRQFAYWHPQTLNSDTTQPRIKTVMLNPWNFPAKDTLKLNCDASWVSKYTDAGFGCVLRNWLGTGKEATMGVFRASTTEEAEALPLLHTTRWANQNNLHKLVIEGDNQLTINYLQGKSVSVQWQSVPILEEVKSESSKLVYFFGL; encoded by the coding sequence ATGGATACCTCCCAAAGAATAAAGATTTTCACTTGGAAGTTTTTGCAAAACACTCTTCCAACAAGAGAGAAATTAGGCTCAGTTCTTGATGTGGAAACTCAGTGTATTTTCTGTAAACATGCCATTGAATCAACTTACCATGTGTTCTTTGATTATTCTTATGCTCAAGCAGTATGGAATCTACCACCTATGGCATCACAGGGAGTAAACTATATCTCTAATAATACTTCTTTCTTAGGTAAATACAATGAATGGTTGACAGGTGACATAAATTCTGTATCTATGGCTCTAGCTGCAACTAAatgttggttcatatggaaagaaagatgcCTGCGTGTGtttgaaaaacaagaaagaaCACCTGAACAACTTGTTGTAGATATCACAAGGCAATTTGCATATTGGCATCCACAAACTCTTAACAGTGACACAACACAACCTAGAATTAAGACAGTGATGCTTAATCCATGGAACTTTCCTGCAAAAGATACTCTCAAATTAAACTGTGATGCCTCTTGGGTTTCAAAATACACTGATGCAGGTTTTGGTTGTGTGCTTCGTAATTGGTTAGGAACAGGCAAAGAAGCAACAATGGGAGTTTTCAGAGCATCAACAacagaagaagcagaagctctACCTCTTCTGCACACTACCAGATGGGCTAATCAGAATAATCTACACAAACTGGTCATAGAGGGAGACAATCAACTCACTATCAACTATCTGCAGGGGAAATCTGTTTCAGTTCAATGGCAAAGTGTACCTATTTTGGAAGAAGTTAAATCAGAATCATCTAAACTAGTTTATTTTTTTGGGCTTTAA